The Erythrobacter sp. Alg231-14 genome has a segment encoding these proteins:
- a CDS encoding inositol monophosphatase family protein, whose amino-acid sequence MIDQAQFQEIVREAGRIAHARWPGDGHALESWDKTPGNPVSEADLAVDAFLRRELGRLLPAAAWLSEETADDKARTKSDLIWLVDPIDGTRDFVNGRPGWSVSVALISNGKPLIGMLAAPARDEEWFSVAGQGATLNEKSLKSSARQEFVGARVPADQLPSADSDLVLVEKPNSIALRIAMVADNRADLLATLRWGFEWDIAAATLIAREAGAKVSDAFGKPLAYNKHDPRDFGVLVCAPDIHGAAIDRLADRAQQLTQKGRPE is encoded by the coding sequence ATGATAGATCAGGCTCAATTTCAGGAGATTGTTCGCGAAGCAGGGCGAATCGCCCATGCGCGTTGGCCGGGGGATGGGCATGCTTTGGAAAGTTGGGACAAAACCCCCGGAAATCCTGTCAGCGAAGCGGATCTTGCGGTGGATGCGTTTCTGCGGCGCGAATTGGGTCGCTTGCTACCGGCGGCCGCTTGGCTATCGGAAGAAACGGCCGATGACAAAGCGCGCACGAAAAGCGACCTGATCTGGTTGGTCGATCCGATTGATGGTACCCGCGATTTTGTAAATGGCCGCCCCGGATGGTCGGTGTCTGTTGCATTGATCAGCAATGGAAAACCCTTGATCGGGATGCTGGCAGCGCCCGCGCGCGACGAAGAATGGTTCTCCGTCGCCGGACAGGGCGCAACATTGAATGAAAAATCGCTCAAATCCAGCGCGCGTCAGGAATTTGTGGGCGCGCGTGTGCCCGCCGATCAATTGCCCAGCGCGGATTCGGATCTGGTTCTGGTGGAAAAACCAAACTCGATTGCGCTTAGGATCGCAATGGTTGCCGATAATCGTGCCGATTTGCTGGCGACTTTGCGCTGGGGCTTTGAATGGGACATCGCCGCCGCCACGCTCATTGCGCGCGAGGCTGGGGCAAAGGTGTCGGACGCGTTTGGGAAGCCTTTGGCCTACAACAAACACGATCCGCGTGATTTTGGGGTTTTGGTGTGCGCACCCGATATTCACGGTGCAGCGATCGATCGGCTAGCCGATAGAGCCCAGCAATTGACGCAAAAAGGCCGGCCCGAATAG
- a CDS encoding OmpA family protein: MKTSRILLSSTAALAMLGTSACVTDPNTGERKISRTAVGAGLGGTLGYLLGGAIGGDAARIIGAGIGGSAGAVVGKQFDDQIRELDEELEGTGVDVEEVGDQDAILVRLPDGVTFARGSSDINPGFYDSLNSVATSLINYPNSLIDVYGFTDTTGSDALNQRLSEQRAQAVADYLAARGVARSRLETRGYGESYDYLRVKTADGVDEPMNRRVEIKIIPISQDDVNAARTQ, translated from the coding sequence ATGAAAACATCACGCATTTTGCTCTCGAGCACCGCTGCTCTCGCTATGCTCGGGACGAGCGCTTGCGTCACGGACCCCAACACCGGTGAACGCAAAATCTCGCGCACTGCTGTCGGCGCCGGCCTTGGCGGAACGCTTGGCTATTTGTTGGGCGGCGCGATTGGTGGTGATGCGGCGCGCATTATTGGCGCGGGCATTGGCGGTTCGGCCGGGGCCGTGGTTGGCAAGCAATTTGACGATCAGATCCGCGAACTCGATGAAGAGCTTGAAGGGACCGGCGTCGATGTCGAAGAAGTCGGCGATCAAGACGCCATCCTCGTTCGCTTGCCCGACGGCGTTACGTTTGCGCGCGGTTCGTCCGACATTAATCCGGGCTTTTACGATTCGCTCAATTCGGTCGCGACCAGCTTGATCAATTATCCCAACAGCTTGATCGACGTTTACGGCTTTACCGACACGACGGGGTCGGATGCGTTGAACCAACGTCTTTCAGAACAACGCGCGCAGGCGGTTGCGGACTATCTGGCCGCTCGCGGTGTCGCGCGCAGCCGTTTGGAAACACGCGGCTATGGTGAAAGCTACGATTATCTGCGCGTCAAAACCGCCGATGGTGTGGATGAGCCGATGAACCGCCGGGTTGAAATCAAAATCATCCCCATCAGCCAGGATGACGTGAACGCCGCTCGCACCCAGTAA
- a CDS encoding CNNM domain-containing protein, with protein MTPFPWTDLFIIAGLIVLNGVFAMSELAIVSAKTSTLKARHDNGSAGAGIAVRLAADPGKFLSTVQIGITLIGIIAGAYSGASLGTPVGERLARLGVPQDMSGQAGFVVVIAVTTYFSLVVGELVPKQLALRNAVPISVIMARPMSLMAKVAAPLVWVLDTSSAGIISLFGIRSKGQQSLTAQELQMIFADATRSGVIEAEQHQILTGVVRLAERPVREMMTPRTELDWIEADADKSQIRASIEDSPHSLLPVAEGSPDAILGIVKVREVLAKLVAGEPVSIRKMMHKAEVVPDQLDAMDALRVLQSADTAMAVVHDEYGHFEGVVTPVDLLTAIAGNFASDKDQGDAPQIIECTDGSLLVSGALSADGLADRLGLEYGETREFGTAAGYALSVMKKLPLVGESFTDQGWRFEIAEMDNRRIDKILARKIAEEPSED; from the coding sequence GTGACCCCGTTTCCTTGGACAGACTTATTCATCATCGCCGGGCTGATTGTGCTCAACGGCGTCTTTGCCATGTCCGAATTGGCAATCGTTTCGGCAAAGACCAGCACGCTTAAGGCGCGGCATGACAACGGGTCGGCTGGTGCGGGCATTGCGGTGCGATTGGCCGCGGACCCCGGCAAATTCCTTTCAACCGTTCAAATCGGGATCACCTTAATCGGGATCATCGCAGGCGCGTATTCCGGGGCAAGTCTTGGCACGCCGGTCGGGGAACGCTTGGCCCGATTGGGCGTGCCTCAAGATATGTCGGGACAGGCCGGCTTTGTCGTTGTCATTGCGGTCACAACCTATTTCAGCTTGGTCGTAGGGGAGCTCGTCCCGAAACAGCTCGCCCTGCGCAACGCCGTTCCGATTTCGGTGATTATGGCCCGGCCGATGTCGTTGATGGCAAAAGTCGCCGCGCCGTTGGTTTGGGTCTTGGACACATCATCGGCTGGGATCATTTCCCTCTTTGGAATTCGTTCAAAGGGGCAGCAATCGTTGACCGCGCAAGAGCTTCAGATGATCTTTGCAGATGCAACACGATCCGGGGTGATCGAGGCGGAACAGCATCAGATTTTGACCGGCGTCGTCCGCCTTGCCGAACGGCCAGTGCGGGAAATGATGACGCCGCGCACCGAACTCGATTGGATTGAGGCGGACGCGGACAAATCGCAAATCCGCGCCTCAATTGAAGACAGTCCGCATTCGCTTTTACCTGTCGCAGAAGGGTCGCCCGATGCGATCTTGGGCATTGTGAAAGTCCGCGAAGTCTTGGCCAAACTTGTCGCGGGAGAGCCCGTCTCCATCCGCAAGATGATGCACAAAGCCGAAGTGGTGCCGGACCAATTGGATGCGATGGATGCCTTGCGCGTCTTGCAATCCGCAGACACGGCGATGGCGGTTGTTCACGATGAATACGGCCATTTCGAAGGCGTCGTCACACCGGTCGATTTGCTGACCGCGATCGCGGGTAACTTTGCCAGCGATAAAGACCAAGGCGACGCGCCACAGATCATCGAATGCACCGATGGATCCTTGTTGGTGTCGGGCGCGCTTTCTGCCGATGGGCTCGCCGACAGGCTTGGCTTGGAATATGGCGAGACGCGCGAATTCGGAACCGCAGCGGGCTATGCGCTGTCGGTGATGAAGAAGCTGCCATTGGTGGGCGAAAGCTTCACCGACCAAGGTTGGAGATTTGAAATAGCCGAAATGGACAACCGCCGGATCGATAAAATCTTGGCGCGCAAGATCGCAGAAGAACCCAGCGAAGACTGA
- the ileS gene encoding isoleucine--tRNA ligase, which translates to MSDSNQSANERDLKDTVFLPKTAFPMKAGLPQKEPGIEARWREIDLYRQMRESRAGREKFILHDGPPYANGDMHIGHALNHILKDMVCRTQNLMGKDAPYVPGWDCHGLPIEWKVEEKYRKKKLNKDEVPAKEFRAECRAYAQGWVDTQREQLKRLGIMGDWDNPYLTMDFQAESTIVAELMKFAEAGNLYRGSKPIMWSPVEKTALAEAEVEYEDLTDSPQIDVAFEITECPNVPELVGAHAVIWTTTPWTIPVNQALAYGADIDYLHVAELDEMAEETGRRFLVARELYDAFRARVRSQGDPQQNYATLGFYIGSDLAGAKTRHPMHHLGGFYTKPRPFLEGDFVTTESGTGLVHMSPDHGEDDFDLCKANGINPVFAVMDDGRYRDDWAWLGADDVDADGKARRRAVINKPFNAPDGPICNDLREVGALLSASADYAHSYPHSWRSKAKVIYRCTPQWFVPMDKELDGGGTLRSRGMSEIDRVEFVPEKGQNRIGSMVEGRPDWVLSRQRAWGVPITLFLKSGTSEYLADPAVNARVVAAVAEEGVDAWEEARKAEFLGSDYNPDDYDMVMDILDVWFDSGCTHSFVLESGRWPDLQWPANLYLEGSDQHRGWFQSSLLQSCATRGRAPYDQVLTHGFTMDSKGKKMSKSLGNTISPLKVMEQYGADIVRLWALSVDFTEDHRIGDEILKGVGDQYRRLRNTFRYLLGALDGFIGDMSDSGEIPELELYVLSLLSELDGKLRKAATEYDFNTYTRLLVDFCNEDLSAFFFDIRKDTLYCDGPDSTTRNAYRTVLDLLFHALVRYAAPVLVFTAEEVWKTRYPEDDQADEDGKVGSVHLLEWPSVPAVPADRAKWDALRALRERVTEAIEPLRREKVIRSSNEAVVSVPANAVPDGVSDEQLAELFITGKVTRVDGDEVTVTKSTDHKCGRCWRLLPDVAEDGALCGRCDTVVSAMDTA; encoded by the coding sequence ATGTCTGACAGCAATCAGAGCGCAAACGAGCGCGACCTCAAAGATACCGTCTTCCTACCCAAGACGGCGTTCCCCATGAAAGCCGGCCTTCCGCAGAAGGAACCGGGCATTGAGGCGCGCTGGCGCGAGATCGATTTGTACAGGCAAATGCGCGAAAGCCGCGCTGGGCGTGAGAAGTTTATCCTTCACGATGGCCCTCCCTATGCGAACGGCGATATGCATATCGGCCATGCGCTGAACCATATCCTCAAGGACATGGTCTGCCGCACGCAAAACCTGATGGGCAAAGACGCGCCCTATGTGCCGGGCTGGGATTGCCACGGCCTTCCGATCGAATGGAAGGTTGAGGAGAAATACCGCAAGAAAAAGCTCAACAAAGACGAAGTTCCCGCAAAGGAATTTCGCGCCGAATGCCGCGCCTATGCGCAAGGGTGGGTGGACACTCAGCGTGAGCAGCTCAAACGGCTTGGCATCATGGGCGATTGGGACAATCCCTATCTCACCATGGATTTTCAGGCTGAGAGCACAATTGTCGCCGAGCTGATGAAATTCGCCGAAGCGGGCAACCTTTATCGCGGTTCAAAGCCGATCATGTGGTCGCCGGTTGAGAAAACCGCTCTGGCGGAGGCTGAGGTTGAATATGAAGACCTAACCGACAGCCCGCAGATTGATGTGGCGTTTGAGATTACGGAATGCCCGAATGTACCCGAACTGGTCGGCGCGCATGCGGTGATCTGGACGACGACGCCTTGGACGATCCCGGTTAATCAGGCTTTGGCCTATGGGGCAGATATCGACTACCTCCATGTCGCCGAACTTGATGAGATGGCCGAAGAAACAGGCCGTCGGTTCCTCGTGGCCCGCGAACTCTACGACGCATTCCGCGCTCGCGTAAGATCACAGGGCGATCCGCAGCAGAATTACGCGACGTTGGGCTTTTATATTGGCTCCGACCTAGCCGGAGCCAAAACCCGCCACCCGATGCATCATCTGGGAGGGTTCTACACCAAGCCCCGCCCTTTCCTCGAAGGCGATTTTGTCACCACTGAGAGCGGCACCGGCCTAGTCCATATGTCGCCCGATCACGGCGAGGATGATTTCGACCTGTGCAAAGCCAACGGCATCAACCCCGTCTTCGCCGTGATGGATGATGGCCGTTACCGCGATGATTGGGCGTGGCTGGGCGCCGATGATGTGGATGCGGATGGCAAAGCGCGCCGCCGCGCGGTCATCAACAAGCCCTTCAACGCGCCCGATGGCCCGATCTGCAACGATCTGCGCGAGGTTGGCGCATTGCTTTCGGCCTCCGCCGATTACGCGCATTCCTACCCGCATTCATGGCGTTCCAAGGCCAAGGTTATCTATCGCTGCACACCGCAATGGTTCGTGCCGATGGACAAAGAACTCGATGGAGGCGGCACGCTGCGTTCGCGCGGCATGTCCGAAATCGACCGGGTCGAATTCGTGCCGGAGAAAGGCCAAAACCGCATCGGCTCTATGGTCGAAGGGCGGCCCGATTGGGTGCTCTCGCGCCAACGCGCATGGGGTGTGCCGATCACGCTCTTCCTGAAATCGGGCACCAGCGAATATTTGGCAGACCCTGCGGTCAATGCACGCGTCGTCGCCGCGGTTGCCGAAGAGGGCGTCGATGCATGGGAAGAGGCGCGCAAGGCCGAATTCCTCGGTTCGGACTACAACCCCGACGATTACGACATGGTCATGGACATCCTCGATGTCTGGTTCGATTCGGGCTGCACCCATTCCTTTGTGCTGGAGTCTGGCCGCTGGCCTGACCTGCAATGGCCCGCCAACCTCTATCTCGAAGGGTCGGATCAGCATCGCGGTTGGTTCCAATCTTCGCTTTTGCAAAGCTGCGCCACGCGCGGCCGCGCGCCCTACGATCAGGTTCTCACCCACGGATTCACGATGGATTCCAAGGGCAAGAAAATGTCGAAATCGCTCGGCAACACGATCAGCCCTCTGAAAGTGATGGAGCAATACGGCGCGGACATCGTCCGGCTCTGGGCGCTCAGCGTCGATTTCACCGAAGATCACCGGATCGGCGACGAAATCCTCAAGGGTGTCGGCGATCAATACCGCCGGTTGCGCAACACGTTCCGTTATCTGCTTGGCGCTCTCGATGGCTTTATCGGCGATATGTCGGACAGCGGAGAGATCCCCGAGCTGGAATTGTACGTCCTATCGCTGCTCAGCGAATTGGACGGGAAACTGCGCAAGGCCGCAACCGAATACGATTTTAACACCTACACGCGTTTGCTCGTCGATTTCTGCAACGAAGATTTGAGCGCATTCTTCTTCGATATTCGCAAAGATACACTCTATTGCGATGGCCCCGACAGCACGACCCGCAACGCTTATCGCACAGTGCTCGATCTGTTGTTCCACGCGCTCGTCCGCTACGCGGCGCCGGTTCTGGTCTTCACTGCAGAGGAAGTGTGGAAGACCCGATATCCCGAAGACGATCAGGCGGATGAAGATGGCAAAGTGGGCAGCGTCCACTTGCTCGAATGGCCCAGCGTTCCTGCCGTGCCAGCCGACCGCGCAAAATGGGACGCTCTGCGCGCCTTGCGCGAACGCGTGACCGAAGCGATTGAGCCGCTGCGCCGCGAAAAAGTCATCCGGTCCAGCAATGAGGCCGTTGTCAGCGTGCCAGCCAATGCGGTTCCGGATGGCGTGAGCGATGAACAACTTGCCGAGCTGTTCATCACTGGGAAAGTCACACGCGTCGATGGGGATGAAGTGACTGTTACCAAATCCACCGATCACAAATGCGGCCGCTGCTGGCGCTTGCTCCCCGACGTTGCCGAAGATGGTGCGTTGTGTGGACGGTGCGACACCGTCGTTAGCGCGATGGACACCGCCTGA
- the lspA gene encoding signal peptidase II, with the protein MGKVFTPYRLIGLGFAAFIAVIDQIVKWYVVGPLDLRNVRNIELLSFFDLTYTENRGISLGMLEATNMEMRWLLVGLTAVIALVVLIWMMREKYLGDILGLSMILGGAIGNIRDRYLLGYVVDYADLHIGTFRPFLIFNIADAAITIGVVIILARSLFIGDKDDKTTGENTVPAEI; encoded by the coding sequence ATGGGCAAAGTGTTCACCCCATATCGCCTCATCGGGCTTGGCTTTGCCGCGTTCATTGCGGTGATCGATCAGATTGTGAAATGGTACGTGGTTGGCCCGCTCGACCTGCGCAATGTGCGCAATATTGAGCTGCTCTCCTTCTTTGACCTCACTTACACCGAGAATCGCGGCATATCGCTGGGCATGTTGGAAGCGACCAATATGGAAATGCGCTGGCTGTTGGTCGGATTGACCGCGGTGATCGCCTTGGTCGTCCTGATTTGGATGATGCGAGAGAAGTATTTGGGCGACATTCTGGGTCTGTCGATGATTTTGGGCGGGGCGATTGGCAATATTCGCGATCGATATCTGCTTGGCTATGTCGTGGATTACGCCGATTTGCACATCGGCACATTCCGCCCATTCCTAATTTTCAACATTGCCGATGCGGCAATCACCATCGGCGTCGTGATCATCCTTGCGCGCAGCCTTTTCATAGGCGACAAGGACGACAAAACTACGGGCGAAAACACCGTCCCTGCGGAGATTTGA
- a CDS encoding DUF3035 domain-containing protein, which translates to MRNLKTAILLGAGCAMLAACGGSGIFNRDRPDEFAVQRQAPLVVPPDFSLTPPAPGAPRPAEGTASEQALEALFGGPAARSDIETSALDRAGSAAPGIRSQVGDPGTNIVAKGSVTRDIIAAPEGDGQAAQTLIPS; encoded by the coding sequence ATGCGTAACCTGAAAACAGCAATCCTGCTTGGCGCTGGCTGCGCGATGCTTGCCGCATGCGGTGGCAGCGGTATCTTTAACCGCGATCGTCCCGATGAATTTGCAGTGCAGCGTCAGGCCCCTCTGGTGGTTCCGCCTGATTTCTCACTCACGCCGCCTGCGCCGGGCGCACCGCGCCCCGCCGAAGGAACGGCCTCTGAACAGGCTCTTGAGGCGCTTTTTGGCGGACCAGCCGCACGCAGCGATATTGAAACAAGCGCGCTTGACCGCGCCGGCAGCGCCGCACCAGGCATCCGTTCGCAAGTCGGCGATCCAGGAACGAACATTGTCGCCAAAGGCAGCGTGACGCGCGATATTATCGCCGCTCCCGAAGGGGATGGGCAAGCCGCCCAAACATTGATCCCGTCGTAA